TGGCGGGCAGAACCGCCTCGCGGATGGCGATCGGGGTGAGCGCCACCGGCGCTCCGCCGTGATCCTGGGCCAGCACCTGGGCCACTGTGGTGAAGGCGCCGGCCGGCGCGGCGTCGCGCGGCATTCGCACCACGGTCAGGCGCGCCGCGTCCAGCCGCTCGCCGTACTTGATGGCGCGGGAGGCCACGACCACCGAGACGGCGTTGGCCATCGGCGACTGGCCTGCGGCCTGGGCGACATTGCCCTGGGCCGGCAGCATCACCTTGGCGACCACCAGGGCCCCTAGGCCAAGGGCCGCCGAGGCGCCCAAACTTGCGATCGTGACTACCCGCAACGCCCCACCCCTGGATGCTTCGTACATTCAGAGGGTTAGCCGAGCAGCGATTGCGATAACCTCAACGAAGTAAGTGAATGTTCAGAAAGGTTAACAGCCTTCGCCAAGTCGCTTGTGTGCACCCGGCGATGAAAACCCCACGCCCGCAACGAAGACAAAGCCGGGCGCCGGCCGTATGATCACCGCAACTGGGAGAAAATCGCATGCACCGTCTCGCCCTCGTCGCCGCGCTCGCGGCCTTCGCCGCCACGCCGGCCCTCGCCGCGCTCAAGCCGGGCGCCAAGGCGCCGGACTTCACGGCCCGGGGCTATCAGGGGGGCAAGCCAATCACCTTCTCCCTGGCCGAAGCGCGCAAGAAGGGGCCGGTGGTGCTGTACTTCTTCCCCGCCGCCGACACCGCAGGCTGCAACCTGGAAGCCCGGCTGTTCGCCGAGGCCACCGACGGCTTCAAGGCCCAGGGCGCGACCGTGATCGGCGTCACCTCGGGCAATCTCGACAAACTCGCCGCCTTCTCGGCCGATACCGAGAAGTGCTCGGGCAAGTTCCCGGTCGCGGCTGACCCCAACGCGGTCATCGCCGGCCAGTACGACTCCAAGCTGGCCATCAAGCCGGGCCTGTCGGACCGCACCTCCTATGTGATCTCGCCCGCCGGCGAGGTGGTGCACGCCTATTCGAACCTGAACGCCAACGATCACGTCACCGAGACGATGACCGCCGTGAAGGCCTGGCGCGCCAAGCATCCGAAGAAATAACTGCAAACACCGCTCATCCCGCGGCGATGAGCGAGTATGTGAAATCCCTTGCCGAAACAGCGGTTTTCCCGTACTAGCGCGCCTCTTCACGGAAGGCGGTCTCAAGCCGGAACGCGAAAGGGTCGGGAAACTCCCGGCCGCCGCGCCTGAGATCCATCGTTTCCGACGGTCACCCGCCGCCGGACGCGCCGCCCTCCAAATGGGAAAAGGAAACCATGGCGCTCTACGAGCACGTCGTTATCTCGCGGCAAGATATTTCGCCGCAACAGGCCGAAGCCCTTAATGACACCCTCAAGGCCTTGATCGAGGAAGGCGGCGGATCCGTCGCCAAGATCGAGTACTGGGGCCTTCGCAACCTCACCTACCGCATCAAGAAGAACCGCAAGGGCCACTACTCCCTACTCTCCATCGACGCTCCGGCGCCGGCGGTGAAGGAGATGGAGCGCCAGCTGTCGCTGAACGAAGACGTTCTGCGTCACCTGACCATCCGCGTCGACGAACTCGACCTGGAGCTCTCGCCCGTTCTCGCCCGTCGCGACCGCGATCGTGAGCGCGAACCGCGCCGCGACGACTTCGGTTCGAAGGACGGCGGCTTCGGCTCGAAAGATGGCGGCTTTGCTCCGAAAGAAGGGGGCTTCTGATGACCGACGAAACCGCAACGGCCCCCGCGGCCGCCGGCGCCGCGCGCCGTCCGTTCTTCCGCCGCCGCAAGGTCTGCCCGTTCTCCGGCGCCAACGCCCCGAAGATCGACTACAAGGACGTGAAGCTGCTGCAGCGCTACGTCTCCGAGCGCGGCAAGATCGTGCCCTCGCGCATCACCGCGGTGTCGGCCAAGAAGCAGCGTGAACTGGCCAAGGCCATCAAGCGCGCCCGCTTCCTGGCCCTCCTCCCCTATGTCGTGAAGTAAGGGAGCCAGGCACATGAAAGTCATTCTGCTCGAACGAGTCGAAGGCCGTGGCGGCCTGGGCGACGAAGTCACCGTCAAGGACGGCTACGCTCGCAACTACCTGCTGCCGCGCCACAAGGCCCTGCGGGCCACCAGCGCCAACAAGAAGGTCTTCGACGCCCAGCGCGCCGATATCGAGGCGCGCAACCTCAAGGCCAAGGACCAGGCCGGCAAGGCCGGCGAGTCCCTGGACGGCACGTCCTACATCCTGATCCGTCAGGCGGGCGAGACCGGCCAGCTCTACGGTTCGGTCACCGGCCGCGACGTCGCCGACATCGTCAACGGCGCCGGCGGCAAGGTGGACCGCTC
This genomic stretch from Phenylobacterium sp. LH3H17 harbors:
- the rpsR gene encoding 30S ribosomal protein S18, with the protein product MTDETATAPAAAGAARRPFFRRRKVCPFSGANAPKIDYKDVKLLQRYVSERGKIVPSRITAVSAKKQRELAKAIKRARFLALLPYVVK
- the rpsF gene encoding 30S ribosomal protein S6, whose product is MALYEHVVISRQDISPQQAEALNDTLKALIEEGGGSVAKIEYWGLRNLTYRIKKNRKGHYSLLSIDAPAPAVKEMERQLSLNEDVLRHLTIRVDELDLELSPVLARRDRDREREPRRDDFGSKDGGFGSKDGGFAPKEGGF
- a CDS encoding peroxiredoxin, producing MHRLALVAALAAFAATPALAALKPGAKAPDFTARGYQGGKPITFSLAEARKKGPVVLYFFPAADTAGCNLEARLFAEATDGFKAQGATVIGVTSGNLDKLAAFSADTEKCSGKFPVAADPNAVIAGQYDSKLAIKPGLSDRTSYVISPAGEVVHAYSNLNANDHVTETMTAVKAWRAKHPKK
- the rplI gene encoding 50S ribosomal protein L9, translating into MKVILLERVEGRGGLGDEVTVKDGYARNYLLPRHKALRATSANKKVFDAQRADIEARNLKAKDQAGKAGESLDGTSYILIRQAGETGQLYGSVTGRDVADIVNGAGGKVDRSMVSLDKPIKTLGMHPVKIRLHAEVVVTVTINIARSQDEAERQARGENVITSQFEEDRIADEEAAADMAAGGAGSHDVDFGADH